The Campylobacter concisus DNA window ATTTCTATCGGCTCAGAAATTTTATCTTTTATATCTAGTTTCTTCTTGCTTATATTAAATAAATCCATTATTTATTCTCTTTTTTTAACAATTTCAATAAGTCTTTTTCATCATTTATAAGCGTTAGTACTTTCTGTAAAAGAATATAGCCTCTTGGGTCTTGTCCATGTTCTAAGAGTTTTTTAATTAGCTTAAATTTCTCTTCTTTAAATTCTTTATATTTTTGAGTTTTAATAAATTCTAATAGTTCAGGACTTGGAGACTGTCCTTCTAGCTTAACACCATTTTCTTCGAAAAAAAGCAAAAAGTCTAATCCTATTGAACCAGCCAACCATACATTAGGTACTGCACCTTTTTCTAAAATCTCGTCAATACTTTTAGGCTTATTCGCGCTATATGCAAATTCTAATAAACTGGCCTTCATTGTGAAATTCGGTAAATTTATACTAGCATTAGCATCGCATCCGAAATCATCTATGTAGTATTTTATATACTTAGCCGTTTCAGTGTCACTTAAATTTTTATTAAAAATGAGCCCAAACATATCCGTACAATTTGCTTCGTGCGAATATAAAGATGTTATGAGAAATATGATTATTGCCAATTGCTTCATTGCGCTAATTCCTTTTGGGTTCTATTCTTTAATAAATTATCTAGATCTTTTTCATCATTTATGAGTTTCAAAATGTATTTTAAATATTTGTAGTCCTTAGGGTCTTGTCCGTATTGTAGTTGCTTTTTAATTAATTTAAATTTCTCTTCTTTAAATTCTTTATACTTTTGAGTTTTTATAAATTCTAGTAGCTCCTTGCTAGGTGTTTTATTCTCAAATCCAACTCCATTATTTTGAAAAAAGAATAAAAATTCTGATCCCATAGAAAAAGCTAATCTACCATTTGGCTTTGTGCCTTTATCTAAAAGGTTATCAAAAGTCTTAAATTTTTTCATTAAAAATGCGATTTCTAATAAATTTGGCTCATATCTAAGTTCATTACTTTTTAAAGTTATATTCGCATCACAATTAAACTTGTCTATATAGTAATCTATGATTTTAGTGGTATTTTCATCACTTACATTTTTATCAAATATAGCAGCGAACATATCCGTACAATTTACTTCGCGTGAATATAAAGATGTTATGAGAAATATGATTATAACTAGGTGTTTCATATCGCATTTCACATATCATGTTAATTTAAAAGATAAAGATAAAAAGGGCTCATCTGTGTCCTTCTAGCTAGAAGATGATTTTATTAACCCTAGGGGTAAACCCTAGGTTGGTTTTAAGCTTTTTTAGTAGCTTCTCTCCAGTCATCGCTTCCGCTTGTACCTGCAGCTACGTGTTCCCAAACTATCTTTCTATAGTTCATTGAAACTTTGAAAAGCTCTGTTTTGTCGCTGTTTAGCTTATCTTGAGCATTTGGACTTACTAGAGTAATATCTGTTATAGTTGCATCTTCTAGTTTTGTAGTAAAGAAATGCTCCGCACCACCACTAGTTGATGTTCTATACCAATAGATCTCAACCTCTGGAAGTCTTTCACCTTGTGTTAAGGCATTGTAAAGAAGTGGAACAGCTTTATTTAGTGATGTAGTAAAACTA harbors:
- a CDS encoding Hcp family type VI secretion system effector, with protein sequence MSQPVYIKVKGSTQGLISSGASTEASIGNRYQSGHEDEIMAQEVSHIVTVPTDPQSGQPSGQRVHKPFSFTTSLNKAVPLLYNALTQGERLPEVEIYWYRTSTSGGAEHFFTTKLEDATITDITLVSPNAQDKLNSDKTELFKVSMNYRKIVWEHVAAGTSGSDDWREATKKA